A single region of the Glycine max cultivar Williams 82 chromosome 20, Glycine_max_v4.0, whole genome shotgun sequence genome encodes:
- the LOC100808793 gene encoding prostaglandin reductase-3-like — translation FVKIIFVGVNASDVSYIFLNSERTCACLPFDAGFEAVGIIAAVGDSITDLKVGMPCAFMTFGGYAEFLMFPSKHALPVPRPDPKVVTMLTSGLTISIALEKVD, via the exons TTTGTTAAGATAATTTTTGTCGGTGTCAATGCTAGTGATGTAAGTTATATCTTTCTGAATTCTGAGAGGACATGTG CTTGTCTTCCATTTGATGCAGGATTTGAG gCTGTAGGGATAATTGCAGCAGTTGGAGATTCTATCACTGACTTGAAAGTTGGTATGCCTTGTGCATTCATGACTTTTGGAGGCTATGCTGAATTCTTAATG TTTCCTTCAAAGCATGCTCTTCCGGTGCCTAGACCAGATCCTAAAGTTGTTACCATGCTTACATCGGGATTGACAATCTCAATTGCTCTAGAAAAGGTTGACTAA